The Arachis ipaensis cultivar K30076 chromosome B07, Araip1.1, whole genome shotgun sequence genome includes a window with the following:
- the LOC107607388 gene encoding uncharacterized protein LOC107607388, whose protein sequence is MAAMANLANTTEANAAATLQVVQRLGQPAENRNGNGKGNANDNAEGNGDNTGGVPMTLVMFLKIYPLTFRGSTNPTEVDNWFRAMERALQVQHVPINQYVEFAAYQLAGEAQPWWQAKCRLLQLQNADIPWEVFQTAFYKKYFPESAREGKEMELMQLKQGSMSVADYTNKFEELYRFSRVCQGAPEAYESWKCITYQRGLQDNIMTIVAPIEIRVFSDLVNKARVVEEYAKTVAASKDTHGGSSSRGRGKYFHPRGQSFKRGGYAPQSLGGIRKNTHDQIQRGKGRGNQSGCSNCGLPGHFARDCTREKNPSVGQSQHQGRVFAVNAKDASKGDPLMRGICLIGDKTLVALYDTGASHSFISFAKVEKLVLKVSELPFDLHVYTPHQTVMTRSECRQNRVLLDCFERSIRFMLDGENGAVVATGYYLNSVIVHCSGKECQSYILLVANALGDAQNLDQILVVRDFLEVFPEDIPEFPPQREIEFAIELVPGAGPVSIASYRMAPIELAELKTQVFRPFLDKFGVVFIDDILVYSKTAKEHEEHLSIMLQILKERKLYAKLSKCEFLKEEVKFLGHVVSKGGIAMDPSKVEAMMEWERPTTVMKVRSFLGLAGYYRRFIEGFSRIALPMTKLTRKETLFVWTSECEESFQTFKQRLTSAPANVVADALSQKSLTIAWMRIKEEELVDKFVDLKLGIGEVARRACLNQLQISSTFKSEIQRAQQDEQKLQQLFKAVGDKRRGELTRDGEGLWSKGRICIPDVGSLRQDLLSEAHNSGLSIHPRSTKMYYDLKRMFWWPGMKGDVATVVSKCLTCQKVKIEHQKPSGML, encoded by the exons ATGGCGGCCATGGCTAACTTAGCAAATACCACAGAAGCTAAcgctgctgcgactctgcaagtTGTGCAGAGATTGGGCCAACCCGCCGAAAACAGAAACGGGAATGGCAAAGGGAATGCTAATGACAATGCTGAGGGAAACGGCGATAACACGGGTGGTGTTCCGATGACCTTGGTGATGTTCCTCAAGATTTATCCGCTAACTTTCCGAGGATCAACTAATCCTACTGAAGTGGACAACTGGTTCCGGGCTATGGAGCGTGCTTTACAGGTGCAGCATGTTCCCATCAATCAATATGTCGAGTTTGCCGCTTATCAGCTAGCGGGAGAGGCCCAGCCCTGGTGGCAAGCAAAGTGTCGCTTGCTACAGCTTCAGAATGCCGATATTCCATGGGAGGTGTTCCAAACGGCCTTCTACAAGAAATACttccctgagtctgcaagggaaggAAAGGAGATGGAActaatgcagctgaagcaaggttccatgTCTGTGGCAGATTACACCAACAAGTTTGAGGAACTCtataggttttctagggtatgtCAGGGTGCCCCAGAGGCTTATGAGAGTTGGAAGTGTATTACATACCAAAGGGGGCTGCAGGACAATATTATGACTATTGTGGCTCCTATAGAGATCCGTGTCTTCTCCGACTTGGTGAATAAGGCAAGAGTGGTTGAGGAGTATGCCAAGACCGTGGCGGCATCCAAGGACACTCATGGAGGGAGCTCTAGTCGAGGGCGTGGCAAGTATTTTCATCCCAGAGGACAAAGCTTCaagagaggaggatatgcgcCTCAAAGCCTAGGAGGCATCAGAAAGAACACCCATGATCAGATTCAGCGTGGCAAAGGGagaggaaatcaga GTGGGTGCTCCAACTGTGGCTTGCCTGGTCATTTTGCGAGGGATTGCACACGTGAGAAGAACCCAAGTGTGGGTCAGAGTCAGCACCAGGGGCGAGTTTTTGCTGTGAATGCCAAGGATGCTTCCAAGGGGGATccgttgatgagaggtatatgtTTAATTGGTGATAAGACTTTAGTTGCATTGTATGATACTGGAGCATCTCATTCATTTATTTCATTTGCTAAGGTTGAGAAATTAGTCTTGAAAGTGTCAGAGTTACCATTTGATCTGCATGTATATACTCCGCATCAGACAGTTATGACTAGGTCAGAGTGTAggcaa AATCgggttttgttggattgctttgagcgGTCAATTCGGTTTATGCTGGATGGAGAAAATGGAGCAGTGGTAGCTACGGGGtattacctgaactctgtaaTAGTGCATTGTAGTGGGAAGGAGTGTCAGAGTTATATTCTGTTGGTTGCTAATGCGTTAGGTGATGCTCAGAACTTAGATCAGATTCTGGTGGTTAGAGATTTTTTGGAAGTGTTCCCGGAAGATATCCCTGAGTTCCCACCTCAAAGGGAGATTGAATTTGCGATTGAATTGGTGCCAGGAGCCGGACCAGTGTCAATTGCGTCATATAGAATGGCTCCAATAGAGCTGGCAGAattaaagactca AGTGTTCcgtccctttttggacaaattcggGGTGGTTTTCATAGATGACATCTTGGTTTACTCTAAGACGGCAAAAGAGCATGAAGAACACTTGAGTATTATGTTGCAAATCCTAAAGGAGCGAAAGTTGTATGCTAAGTTGTCAAAGTGCGAGTTCTTAAAGGAGGAAGTAAAGTTCTTAGGTCACGTGGTAAGCAAAGGAGGGATAGCTATGGATCCTTCTAAGGTAGAAGCGatgatggaatgggaaagaccgaCAACGGTGATGAAAGTCAGAAGCTTCTTGGGTTTAGCTGGATATTACCGGAGATTTATCGAAGGATTTTCCCGGATTGCACTACCAATGACGAAGTTGACAAGGAAAGAAACGCTTTTTGTGTGGACGTCAGAGTGTGAAGAGAGTTTTCAGACTTTCAAGCAGAGGTTAACTTCAGCTCCT GCGAATGTGGTAGCAGACGCATTGAGTCAGAAATCTTTAACAATTGCTTGGATGAGGATTAAGGAAgaggagctagtagataagtttgtggatcttaagctgGGTATTGGTGAAGTTGCTAGAAGGGCTTGTTTAAACCAGCTACAAATCTCAAGCACGTTTAAATCAGAGATACAaagggctcagcaagatgagcagaagcttcagcAATTGTTTAAAGCAGTTGGTGATAAGAGGCGTGGAGAACTCACTAGGGATGGTGAAGGATTATGGAGCAAGGGAAGAATTTGCATACCGGATGTCGGGAGTTTGAGGCAAGACTTATTGTCAGAAGCTCATAACAGTGGGCTTTCCATTCATCCCAGAAGCACAAAGATGTATTATGACTTGAAGaggatgttctggtggccggggaTGAAGGGTGATGTAGCAACAGTAGTATCCAAGTGTTTAACTTGCcagaaggtgaagatagagcaCCAGAAACCATCGGGGATGTTATAG